From a single Capsicum annuum cultivar UCD-10X-F1 chromosome 12, UCD10Xv1.1, whole genome shotgun sequence genomic region:
- the LOC107849769 gene encoding DNA-directed RNA polymerase III subunit rpc4: MDSDSLAPKAPRKVRFAPKGPPRRAQKTVLPKPENVEADIDAAKAEELMKRFNEASTKVKSKVEKKGPTQVAFGYGGSSSSVKSYGPFKGHNKVAGAMSDGSVGGQRVQKEYTEPWDYYTNYPVTLPVRRPYSGNPELLDEEEFGEASRSLTYDENSIKPAMELGLMEENLEEKMFFVQLPPAMPMLKQSVKTEGSEMAPSARPSKAKASSLNELPAGFMGKMLVYKSGAVKLKLGETLYNVSPGMDCSFAQDVVAVNTEEKYCSNIGELTKRVIITPDVDSILDSI, from the exons ATGGATTCTGATTCTTTGGCTCCCAAAGCACCTAGAAAg GTGAGATTTGCACCTAAAGGTCCTCCTCGTAGAGCACAGAAAACCGTTCTGCCTAAGCC TGAAAATGTAGAAGCTGATATTGATGCGGCTAAAGCAGAGGAATTGATGAAGCGCTTCAAT GAAGCTTCTACAAAAGTTAAATCTAAAGTTGAAAAGAAAG GACCTACTCAAGTTGCGTTTGGTTATGGAGGTTCATCATCGTCAGTGAAATCGTATGGCCCTTTCAAGGGTCATAACAAGGTTGCCGGCGCAATGTCCGATG GTAGCGTTGGTGGGCAGCGAGTGCAGAAAGAATACACCGAGCCATGG GATTATTATACCAACTATCCTGTAACTCTTCCCGTGAGGAGACCCTATTCAGGAAATCCAG AACTTCTTGACGAGGAAGAATTTGGGGAAGCTTCCCGAAGCTTGACTTACGATGAAAATTCCATAAAACCAGCGATGGAGCTTGGTCTAATG GAGGAGAATCTGGAGGAAAAAATGTTCTTCGTTCAATTACCACCTGCCATGCCAATGCTGAAGCAATCAGTTAAAACAGAAGGCAGTGAGATGGCGCCCAGCGCAAGGCCTTCAAAGGCTAAGGCTTCTAGCTTAAATGAGTTACCTGCGGGGTTCATGGGTAAAATGTTAGTGTACAAGAGCGGTGCTGTTAAGCTGAAGCTTGGTGAAACCCTTTATAAT GTTTCTCCAGGTATGGATTGTTCGTTTGCCCAGGATGTTGTTGCGGTTAATACAGAAGAGAAGTATTGTTCGAACATCGGGGAGCTCACTAAGCGTGTCATTATAACACCAGATGTGGACTCAATCTTGGATTCCATCTGA